One Streptomyces sp. NBC_01217 genomic region harbors:
- a CDS encoding glycosyl hydrolase family 28-related protein, translated as MLPSRRRCRARTGRRTTAVVCALLALGVSYDGSAASAAPRPPASADSRPVITRAALDPELVAGRGADVAFDEQEAENARTDGVVIGPDRTPYTLPSEASGRRAVRLTPGQYVEFVLPRAANALTVRYSVPDAPEGGGITAPLHVTVNGGHRTSMTLTSQYAWLYNQYPFTNDPRADLLHPDWWTTECSCVPAATTPAPRFDKPFRPTHFYDEQRLRLDRTYRAGDRVRLTLPEGSRAAWAVVDLLDSELVGRPHVDHHAVNVLAFGADPTGRRDAAPAIERAIAFARRAHRSVHLPPGTYQVNRHIVVDDITLTGAGSWYTIIKGRQVTLDEPAPDGSTHTGVGFHGKNAADGGSRNVHLSGFAIEGDVRERVDTDQVNAIGGAMSASTIDGLYLHHTKVGLWFDGPMSDVKVTNNVIVDQIADALNFHTGVTDSEVRDNFVRNTGDDGLAMWSDGTANASNTISHNTVQSPTLANGIAIYGGGNNTVAGNLVADPVREGSGLHAGSRFGAEPFTGALRFTDNTTVRAGTLDLNWNIGLGAIWFYALDKSIDADIRVSGDHYLDSAYNAIMLVSEYAVKDRYDIPGVQFKDIRVDGTGTSVVSARVKGSATFENVDARGVGAVGVNNCGSFNFPATGSEFTLEDRGGNDGGWLADWLLPNTITCDDRPTVVVPPPPSRW; from the coding sequence ATGCTCCCGAGCCGCCGCCGATGCCGAGCGCGCACCGGCAGGAGAACCACCGCCGTCGTCTGCGCCCTTCTCGCCCTCGGCGTGAGCTATGACGGCTCCGCCGCCTCAGCTGCCCCCCGGCCGCCTGCCTCCGCCGACAGCCGACCGGTCATCACCCGCGCGGCCCTCGACCCGGAGCTCGTCGCGGGACGCGGCGCCGACGTGGCCTTCGACGAGCAGGAGGCGGAGAACGCCCGTACCGACGGCGTCGTCATCGGACCGGACCGGACGCCGTACACGTTGCCCTCCGAGGCGTCCGGACGCCGAGCCGTCCGACTGACCCCTGGACAGTACGTCGAGTTCGTCCTCCCCCGTGCCGCCAACGCCCTGACCGTGCGCTACAGCGTCCCCGACGCGCCGGAAGGCGGCGGCATCACCGCGCCCCTGCACGTCACCGTCAACGGCGGCCACCGCACGTCCATGACGCTCACCTCGCAGTACGCCTGGCTCTACAACCAGTATCCCTTCACCAACGACCCCCGGGCGGACCTCCTCCACCCCGACTGGTGGACCACCGAGTGTTCCTGCGTCCCGGCGGCAACCACGCCGGCACCCCGGTTCGACAAGCCGTTTCGCCCCACGCACTTCTACGACGAGCAGCGCCTGCGCCTGGACAGGACCTACCGCGCAGGTGACCGTGTACGCCTCACCCTTCCAGAGGGCAGCCGTGCCGCCTGGGCCGTCGTCGACCTGCTCGACTCGGAACTCGTCGGACGCCCGCATGTCGACCACCACGCCGTCAACGTCCTCGCCTTCGGCGCCGATCCGACCGGCCGACGGGACGCGGCGCCCGCCATCGAGCGCGCCATCGCCTTCGCGCGGCGCGCCCACCGGAGCGTCCATCTGCCGCCCGGCACCTACCAGGTCAACCGCCACATCGTCGTGGACGACATCACGCTCACAGGCGCGGGCAGCTGGTACACGATCATCAAGGGCCGCCAGGTCACCCTCGACGAGCCCGCGCCCGACGGCTCGACCCACACCGGCGTCGGCTTCCACGGCAAGAACGCTGCGGACGGAGGCAGCCGCAACGTGCACCTCTCCGGCTTCGCGATCGAGGGCGACGTCCGCGAGCGCGTCGACACCGACCAGGTGAACGCCATCGGCGGCGCGATGAGCGCGTCGACCATCGACGGCCTCTACCTCCACCACACCAAGGTGGGCCTCTGGTTCGACGGTCCGATGTCGGACGTGAAGGTCACGAACAACGTCATCGTGGACCAGATCGCCGACGCCCTCAACTTCCACACCGGCGTCACCGACTCGGAGGTACGCGACAACTTCGTCCGCAACACGGGGGACGATGGCCTCGCCATGTGGTCGGACGGGACCGCGAACGCGAGCAACACCATCTCCCACAACACCGTCCAGTCCCCGACCCTCGCCAATGGCATCGCGATCTACGGCGGCGGGAACAACACCGTCGCGGGCAACCTGGTCGCCGACCCGGTCCGCGAGGGCAGCGGTCTCCACGCGGGCTCCCGTTTCGGAGCCGAACCGTTCACCGGTGCGCTCCGCTTCACCGACAACACGACCGTGCGCGCCGGCACCCTCGACCTGAACTGGAACATCGGGCTCGGCGCCATCTGGTTCTACGCCCTCGACAAGAGCATCGACGCCGACATCCGCGTGAGCGGCGACCACTACCTCGACAGCGCCTACAACGCGATCATGCTGGTCAGTGAGTACGCCGTGAAGGACCGGTACGACATCCCGGGCGTCCAATTCAAGGACATCCGCGTCGACGGCACCGGCACCTCCGTCGTCAGCGCCCGCGTGAAGGGCTCCGCGACCTTCGAGAACGTGGACGCACGCGGCGTGGGAGCGGTCGGCGTCAACAACTGCGGTTCGTTCAACTTCCCCGCAACCGGCTCGGAGTTCACCCTGGAGGACCGAGGCGGCAACGACGGCGGCTGGCTCGCGGACTGGCTGCTGCCCAACACCATCACCTGCGACGACCGCCCCACGGTCGTGGTGCCTCCACCGCCGTCACGATGGTGA
- a CDS encoding glycoside hydrolase family 13 protein has translation MAAPHSHRTDDWWRDAVIYQVYPRSFADGDGDGTGDLAGVRARLPYLAELGVDAVWFTPWYLSPLVDGGYDVADYRTIDPAFGTLAEAEKLITEARELGIRVIVDIVPNHVSDQHAWFRAALAAGPGSPERELFHFRPGRGENGELPPNNWPSQFSGRTWTRVEDGEWYLHLFTPEQPDLNWAHPSVRQEHEDVLRFWFERGVAGVRIDSAALLAKDPALADFVEGVDPHPYIDQDELHDIYRSWRAIADVYQGVFVGEVWLPDSERFARYLRPDELHTAFNFNFLSCPWEPDRLRRTIDDTLAEHAPVGAPATWVLCNHDVTRTATRYGRTDTGFDFAKKAFGTPSDLGLGTRRARAAALLTLALPGSVYVYQGEELGLPEADIPLDRIQDPMHARSEGVDPGRDGCRVPLPWTAEAPWYGFGSASEPWLPQPRDWARYAVDRQQTDPESMLALYRTALALRRTDEGFGDGPMTWLPADEGVLAFARTEGLVCVVNLARTPAALPPYERILLASGPLDAEGRLPQDTGVWLRV, from the coding sequence GTGGCAGCCCCTCACTCGCACCGCACCGACGACTGGTGGCGCGACGCCGTCATCTACCAGGTGTACCCACGCAGCTTCGCCGACGGCGACGGCGACGGCACGGGGGATCTCGCGGGCGTCCGGGCGAGACTGCCCTACCTTGCCGAACTGGGCGTCGACGCCGTCTGGTTCACCCCGTGGTACCTCTCGCCGCTGGTGGACGGCGGGTACGACGTCGCCGACTACCGGACCATCGACCCCGCCTTCGGCACCCTCGCCGAGGCCGAGAAGCTGATCACCGAAGCCCGGGAACTCGGCATCCGAGTGATCGTCGACATCGTCCCCAACCACGTCTCCGACCAGCACGCCTGGTTCCGCGCGGCCCTGGCGGCCGGCCCCGGGAGCCCCGAGCGCGAGCTGTTCCACTTCCGTCCCGGCCGGGGGGAGAACGGTGAACTCCCGCCCAACAACTGGCCCTCGCAGTTCTCGGGACGAACCTGGACCCGGGTCGAGGACGGCGAGTGGTACCTCCACCTCTTCACCCCCGAGCAGCCGGATCTCAACTGGGCCCACCCGTCGGTCCGCCAGGAGCACGAGGACGTCCTGCGCTTCTGGTTCGAGCGCGGTGTCGCCGGCGTACGGATCGACTCCGCCGCGCTGCTGGCCAAGGACCCGGCGCTCGCCGACTTCGTCGAGGGCGTCGACCCGCACCCGTACATCGACCAGGACGAACTCCACGACATCTACCGGTCCTGGCGCGCGATAGCCGACGTCTACCAGGGGGTCTTCGTCGGCGAGGTCTGGCTGCCGGACTCCGAGCGCTTCGCCCGCTACCTGCGCCCCGACGAGCTGCACACCGCCTTCAACTTCAACTTCCTCTCCTGCCCATGGGAGCCGGACCGGCTGCGCCGCACCATCGACGACACCCTGGCCGAGCACGCCCCGGTCGGAGCCCCCGCGACCTGGGTCCTGTGCAACCACGACGTCACCCGGACCGCCACCCGCTACGGGCGCACGGACACCGGCTTCGACTTCGCGAAGAAGGCCTTCGGAACCCCCAGCGACCTCGGCCTCGGCACCCGGCGCGCCCGCGCCGCCGCGCTGCTCACCCTCGCGCTGCCCGGATCGGTCTATGTGTACCAGGGCGAGGAACTCGGGCTGCCCGAGGCCGACATCCCGCTCGACCGCATCCAGGACCCCATGCACGCCCGCTCCGAGGGCGTCGACCCCGGACGCGACGGCTGCCGCGTCCCGCTGCCCTGGACCGCCGAAGCGCCCTGGTACGGCTTCGGTTCGGCATCCGAACCGTGGCTGCCCCAGCCCAGGGACTGGGCGCGCTACGCGGTGGACCGCCAGCAGACCGACCCGGAGTCGATGCTCGCGCTGTACCGGACGGCCTTGGCGCTGCGCCGGACCGACGAGGGCTTCGGCGACGGGCCCATGACCTGGCTGCCCGCCGATGAGGGGGTGCTCGCCTTCGCCCGTACGGAGGGCCTGGTGTGCGTCGTCAACCTCGCGCGCACGCCCGCCGCCCTCCCGCCGTACGAGCGGATCCTTCTCGCCAGCGGACCGCTCGACGCCGAGGGGCGGCTGCCTCAGGACACGGGGGTGTGGCTGCGCGTCTGA
- a CDS encoding carbohydrate ABC transporter permease, producing the protein MSTRTLISPAQLARPRGKVVYWTVFAVVIGGFTLAFLGPLYWMVSSGFKDAQEVIQTPPTLVPGSFTPDNYTRAWEVMDLATLLFNTLYYAFGALAFQLVLDVAAAYSLSKLRPVLGKAILGMMLATLMIPATVLVVPQYLTVLDVPVVERNLLNTPWVIWLPSVTNAFNIFLLKRFFDSIPRELLDAASMDGASPMRILWSIVLPISRPILGVVSIFAIVGVWKDFLWPMLTLPDPAMQTLNVGIYSLSNGVPVNVLIAALTIASVPTLLIFLVFQRNIMSGLTAGGLKG; encoded by the coding sequence ATGTCCACACGCACACTCATCTCGCCGGCGCAGCTCGCCCGCCCCCGAGGCAAGGTCGTCTACTGGACCGTCTTCGCCGTGGTCATCGGCGGGTTCACCCTGGCGTTCCTGGGCCCCCTCTACTGGATGGTGTCCAGCGGCTTCAAGGATGCCCAGGAAGTGATCCAGACACCGCCGACCCTGGTGCCCGGCTCGTTCACGCCGGACAACTACACCCGGGCCTGGGAGGTCATGGACCTCGCCACCCTGCTGTTCAACACCCTCTACTACGCGTTCGGCGCACTCGCCTTCCAGCTCGTCCTCGATGTCGCGGCCGCCTACTCGCTCTCCAAGCTGCGGCCCGTGCTCGGCAAGGCGATCCTCGGCATGATGCTGGCGACCCTGATGATCCCCGCGACCGTCCTCGTCGTGCCGCAGTACCTCACGGTCCTGGACGTGCCCGTCGTGGAGCGCAACCTGCTGAACACGCCCTGGGTGATCTGGCTCCCGTCCGTCACCAACGCCTTCAACATCTTCCTGCTCAAGCGGTTCTTCGACTCGATCCCGAGGGAGCTCCTCGACGCCGCGTCGATGGACGGGGCCTCCCCCATGCGGATCCTGTGGTCGATCGTGCTGCCCATCTCCCGGCCGATCCTGGGCGTCGTGTCGATCTTCGCCATCGTGGGGGTCTGGAAGGACTTCCTCTGGCCGATGCTCACGCTCCCCGACCCCGCGATGCAGACGCTCAACGTCGGGATCTACTCGCTGTCCAACGGCGTGCCGGTGAACGTGCTGATCGCCGCGCTGACCATCGCCTCCGTGCCGACCCTGCTCATCTTCCTGGTCTTCCAGCGCAACATCATGAGCGGTCTCACCGCCGGCGGACTCAAGGGCTGA
- a CDS encoding carbohydrate ABC transporter permease, with the protein MSAPSLTPSKAGSPRHRVPHETEPAPPGGRFAKSLRRNLTAHGFLIGAVVCFAVFSWYPMVREFFLAFQKTESGQTTWVGLDNLVTVYNDPAFWQAWSNTLLFTVLALILGFAVPFVVALVINEFHHGQGYLRLLVYLPVMLPPVASVLLFKYLYDPGYGLLNGLFTSIGLPEQQWLQDPDLSMLSVVIASTWMNMGGAALIYLAALQSIPGELYEAAELDGAGLFRKIWHVTIPQTRLILSLMLLMQIIATMQVFVEPFLLTGGAGPEGSTTTVVYLIYQYAFNFNNYGAAAALGLLLLVLLAGFSAAYVKLSRAEDE; encoded by the coding sequence ATGTCGGCCCCCAGCCTGACCCCGAGCAAGGCGGGTTCCCCCCGCCACCGCGTGCCGCACGAGACGGAACCCGCGCCCCCCGGTGGCCGGTTCGCGAAGAGCCTGCGGCGCAATCTCACCGCCCACGGGTTCCTCATCGGGGCGGTCGTCTGCTTCGCGGTGTTCTCCTGGTATCCGATGGTCAGGGAGTTCTTCCTGGCCTTCCAGAAGACCGAGAGCGGGCAGACCACCTGGGTCGGTCTCGACAACCTCGTCACGGTCTACAACGACCCGGCCTTCTGGCAGGCGTGGAGCAACACGCTCCTGTTCACCGTGCTCGCGCTGATCCTCGGATTCGCCGTCCCGTTCGTCGTCGCCCTCGTCATCAACGAGTTCCACCACGGACAGGGCTACCTCCGGCTGCTCGTCTACCTGCCCGTGATGCTGCCGCCGGTCGCTTCGGTCCTCCTCTTCAAGTACCTCTACGACCCCGGCTACGGCCTGCTCAACGGGCTGTTCACCTCGATCGGCCTGCCCGAGCAGCAGTGGCTCCAGGACCCCGACCTCTCCATGCTCTCCGTCGTCATCGCCTCGACCTGGATGAACATGGGCGGCGCTGCCCTCATCTACCTCGCCGCGCTCCAGTCCATCCCCGGCGAGCTGTACGAGGCGGCCGAGCTGGACGGCGCCGGACTGTTCCGCAAGATCTGGCACGTCACCATCCCGCAGACGCGCCTCATCCTGTCGCTGATGCTGCTCATGCAGATCATCGCGACCATGCAGGTCTTCGTCGAACCCTTCCTGCTCACCGGCGGCGCCGGCCCCGAGGGGTCCACCACGACGGTCGTCTACCTCATCTACCAGTACGCCTTCAACTTCAACAACTACGGTGCCGCGGCGGCGCTCGGTCTGCTCCTGCTCGTACTCCTGGCCGGATTCTCGGCCGCGTACGTGAAGCTCAGCCGCGCCGAGGACGAGTAG
- a CDS encoding extracellular solute-binding protein has translation MRSARFRRTRRASAVTLVSALTLTALAACGTSSSNNGSGGSEGGGSSDPAAPLDPKTKVTLTIDCMPPAAKAAELKEWKEDVAAFNKTYPNVTIEGRSTAGQCLEPPRFTAMLKAKSQPDVFYTYFTDLPQVLDNDGVADITAYVNDKSVPALKDIDPNVLGSLKQDGKLYGLPTSNYTMGLLVNRKLFQQAGLDPDAPPRTWEEVRAAAKKIAGLGNGVAGFGEYSAGNTGGWHFTAQMYSVGGEVVDASGKKAAFNNELGKQVANNLHAMRWEDDSMGKTQLLKWGDLQKQIATDKLGMFLAAPDDIAYMVQQLGAKYENFGMGPIPGEKATLAGGNNYMIKKGISSDKIKAAVAWLNFKNLTVGKGQFDWARTKQDGLPVGVPQPNFWLNESKATDDAARVEHATMPVANFKAFMDNPVAGKAEPAKAQEVYKVLDNVMSGILTNKNADIDKLLSTAESQVNQVLATG, from the coding sequence ATGAGAAGTGCCCGGTTCCGCCGTACGCGCCGCGCCAGCGCGGTCACCCTCGTCTCCGCGCTCACGCTGACCGCGCTCGCCGCCTGCGGCACCAGCAGCAGCAACAACGGCAGCGGTGGTTCCGAGGGCGGCGGGTCGTCCGACCCCGCCGCTCCGCTGGATCCGAAGACCAAGGTGACGCTCACCATCGACTGCATGCCCCCGGCGGCGAAGGCGGCCGAGCTCAAGGAGTGGAAGGAGGACGTCGCCGCCTTCAACAAGACGTACCCCAACGTCACGATCGAGGGCCGCTCCACCGCAGGCCAGTGCCTCGAACCGCCCCGCTTCACCGCGATGCTCAAGGCCAAGTCCCAGCCGGACGTCTTCTACACGTACTTCACCGACCTGCCACAGGTCCTGGACAACGACGGCGTCGCCGACATCACCGCGTACGTCAACGACAAGTCGGTCCCCGCCCTGAAGGACATCGACCCGAACGTCCTCGGCTCGCTGAAGCAGGACGGCAAGCTGTACGGCCTGCCCACCAGCAACTACACGATGGGCCTGCTCGTCAACCGCAAGCTCTTCCAGCAGGCCGGCCTCGACCCCGACGCCCCGCCGCGCACCTGGGAGGAGGTCCGCGCCGCCGCGAAGAAGATCGCCGGACTGGGCAACGGAGTCGCGGGCTTCGGGGAGTACAGCGCGGGCAACACCGGCGGCTGGCACTTCACCGCGCAGATGTACAGCGTGGGCGGGGAGGTCGTCGACGCGAGCGGCAAGAAGGCCGCCTTCAACAACGAGCTCGGCAAGCAGGTCGCGAATAACCTCCACGCCATGCGCTGGGAGGACGACAGCATGGGCAAGACCCAGCTGCTCAAGTGGGGCGACCTTCAGAAGCAGATCGCCACCGACAAGCTCGGCATGTTCCTCGCCGCGCCCGACGACATCGCGTACATGGTCCAGCAACTCGGCGCGAAATACGAGAACTTCGGCATGGGACCGATCCCCGGTGAGAAGGCCACGCTGGCCGGCGGCAACAACTACATGATCAAGAAGGGGATCTCCTCCGACAAGATCAAGGCCGCGGTCGCCTGGCTGAACTTCAAGAACCTCACCGTCGGCAAGGGCCAGTTCGACTGGGCGCGCACCAAGCAGGACGGCCTGCCCGTGGGCGTCCCGCAGCCCAACTTCTGGCTGAACGAGTCCAAGGCCACGGACGACGCCGCCCGCGTGGAGCACGCCACCATGCCGGTCGCGAACTTCAAGGCCTTCATGGACAACCCCGTCGCGGGCAAGGCGGAGCCGGCGAAGGCCCAGGAGGTCTACAAGGTCCTCGACAACGTGATGTCCGGCATCCTCACCAACAAGAACGCCGACATAGACAAGCTGCTCTCCACCGCCGAGTCGCAGGTGAACCAGGTCCTCGCCACCGGATGA